The stretch of DNA GAAGGTCTTGAGAACTTGAAGAACAAGGTGGATACGCTGATCACGATTCCGAACGACAAGATTTTGTCCCTCATCGACAAAAAGACACCGCTCACCGAAGCCTTCCAAGTGGTAGATGATGTGCTCCGACAAGGCGTGCAAGGTATTTCCGATTTGATCACCGTACATGGAATGATCAATGTGGACTTTGCCGATGTGAAAGCCATCATGGAAAATGCCGGATCCGCCCTCATGGGGATTGGATACGGAACAGGAGAAAACCGTGCAACCGAAGCGGCCCGTGCCGCCGTGGAAAGCCCATTGCTCGAGCTCGACATTCAAGGAGCGAAGGGAATTCTGTTCAATATCACCGGAGGAAGCGATCTCTCCATGTTTGAAGTGGACGAAGCGGCTCGCATCATCACCGAAGCGGCTGATCCTGAGGCTAATATTATCTTTGGAGCCGTTATCAACGATTCTTACACCGGTGAAATTAAGATCACCGTGGTGGCTACAGGATTCGACGACATCAAACGCGGCGTTCAAATTGCACGACCTCTTGGGGAATATCGCCCCGCGAGCAGTGGCATGAACACTCCCATGCAAAAGCCTTTGAGCATGCAGGACAACCGTCCCAGCACTCCTTCTATGCCCATGGGTGAAGACACCGGAAACGAATACGATATTCCGGCATTCATTCGACAGAAGATGCAGAAGTAAATTGATTAAAAAGACCCCCGCTCCGGCACAGATGAACTTTAGTGCCTTGCGGGGGTCTTTTTAATGGGATTTTAAGGGGACTAGTAGTTTAGAACATTCCCTTCAACCATTTCCGTCCAGGTGGACCCGTACTTGAAGGCAACATTAAAGGGGTCGTCCTCTCCAGGGGTTTCATCCAAGACTGTGGCGGAGTCGATATTGACCGTCAAGGTAGCGGGCATAGTTCTGGTGAGACTCACTCTGGATGTGGTCGTCACTGTAGCGTAGGCCGTTCCGAGATCTGTACGGTCCACTACTCCTGTACCAATGGTCGTGCTTCCATTTTTCAAATAGACCGTACTTCCATCAGCGGCAGCGTCGATGTAGGCTGGAATAGTGGTCCAAAAGTAGACCGTGAAGGTGCTTCCCGCTGGGATAGAGGCTGACCTTGTGGTGGATGCCGTCATCACCAAAACATCATCGGAACTGCTCACTGTCCTGGATCCACTTGGACTTGAAGTGGACAGTGCGTAGTTCACGGTACCAAGCGCTGATGAAGCAGTGCTGAACTTACCTTGTAGGCTGTCGAGCCCTCCCGATGCATAAAGGCTTAGCCCCAGTACCACGAGGAGACCGAGGGCGGCAATGGAGAAAACTTTTGTTTTTGACTTCATTTTTGTTTTTGTTAAGGGTAAAAATGAAAATCTTCGTGTTATTATAACATACTGAGCCTACTTTGGCAAGCCCCACGGGGGGGCAAATAAAAAGAACCCGCGTTTAGGGGTTCTCTTTACGGTTGCTTACTCCGCGGTATAGAACGGAGGGAGGCGACCATTCATTACAAAATATCTTTTGGAGTTTGTGCGGCTTAGTAGGTGAGTGTGCTTCCGGTGATCTTTCTTCCGTTGTGCTCCACAGTCACCACAAGGGCGTCTTCTACGCCGGCCTCTTCGTCCAAAAGCGCTGCTGTGTCGGCTACGATTGTGAAGATTTCGGTGGTCCCCGCCTCAAAAGATAGTGGTGTGGTTGTCTTTATGAGGGCGACTCCTTCGCTCAAACGGGTGGTGTCGATTAAGCCGAATTTTGCGGTCCCAACTGAGGCGCTCAGTCCTTTCATGTTTAGCGTTACCGGAGTTCCCACGCCTGCGCTATCCAAACTTTCGTCTGTAATGAAGTCCACACGAAACACCGCTCCTGTGGCTATGGTGCTGTCTTCTTCAAATTCCATGGTGAACTCCATCACGGTATCCAGAGTGGAGACTGCGTGAGCTCCACTGGGGCTTCCACTTCCGAGCGTCATGCCCCAAAAATCTGTTCCCCAACGGCCCTGAAGGTCTTGCCCTGAGCAGGCTGTTGTTAGGATGGAGAGGGCGGCCAATGAGCTAAATAAGATTTTTGCGTTCATGGGGTGGAAGTTAAGAATGAGACAAGCTTACCGTTCTTTGTTTTTTTCTGCTAGACTAATGTGGATGAATATCAGGCAACTCCAGATTGGGGACAAAGAGCGGTTCAATGCCATGGTGGCGGCGCATCCTTACGGCTCCGTTGAGCAGAGCTTTGAGTGGGGGGAGCTGCAGACTCGAATCCCCGGTCGCCCGGCTTTTTTTGTTTTTGGAGTTTTTGAAGGGGACGATTTGCGCGGCGGCATGATGGTGGTGCGGCAGGTGATGGGCATGGGGAAGACTTGGCTGTGGTGTCCGCGCGGGCCCTTGCTGCCTGCCGAGGGGAGCGAGGAGGCGTGGGAACTGCTGCAGGGGGCGGCCGAGGCGCTGGCCCGCGCCGATGGGGATGTGTTTTTGCGGATCGAGCCCGGGTATCCCGCCGAGCGAGCGCCTTTTTTTGGGGGAAAGACTTCTGCTGAGCATTATTTGCCCCAAGATTCTTTGCTTTTGGATTTGAGCCTGTCTGAGGCGGATTTACTCGCTCAAATGACTCCGAAGGGGCGCTACAACATCAAGTTGGCGGAGAAACGGGGGGTAACGGTGCGACGGGGGCGGCCCGAAGAGGTTTCTGTTTTTTATGCGTTGTTGATGAGCACGGCCGAACGCGATGCTTTTTTTGTGCACGAAGAGGCTTTTTATGCCGATTTTTTACGGGTTTTGGGGGATCGTGCTCATTTTTACCTCGCCTTTGCAGAGGGGGAGGCTGTTGCGGGGATGCTGGTGACGC from Candidatus Gracilibacteria bacterium encodes:
- the ftsZ gene encoding cell division protein FtsZ codes for the protein MAASQQGQQDDSLKNLFSSTSSKRRNFEVTPDVTPVARIKVIGVGGGGGNALNRMIRSNIKGIDFIAINTDAQALYHSEAATKINIGKATTRGLGAGSHPDVGRQAAEESSEEIKQAIDGAEMVFITCGLGGGTGTGAAPVIAEIARDLGILTVAVVTKPFSFEGHRRRTQAEEGLENLKNKVDTLITIPNDKILSLIDKKTPLTEAFQVVDDVLRQGVQGISDLITVHGMINVDFADVKAIMENAGSALMGIGYGTGENRATEAARAAVESPLLELDIQGAKGILFNITGGSDLSMFEVDEAARIITEAADPEANIIFGAVINDSYTGEIKITVVATGFDDIKRGVQIARPLGEYRPASSGMNTPMQKPLSMQDNRPSTPSMPMGEDTGNEYDIPAFIRQKMQK
- a CDS encoding peptidoglycan bridge formation glycyltransferase FemA/FemB family protein gives rise to the protein MNIRQLQIGDKERFNAMVAAHPYGSVEQSFEWGELQTRIPGRPAFFVFGVFEGDDLRGGMMVVRQVMGMGKTWLWCPRGPLLPAEGSEEAWELLQGAAEALARADGDVFLRIEPGYPAERAPFFGGKTSAEHYLPQDSLLLDLSLSEADLLAQMTPKGRYNIKLAEKRGVTVRRGRPEEVSVFYALLMSTAERDAFFVHEEAFYADFLRVLGDRAHFYLAFAEGEAVAGMLVTHFGSVATYYYGASGATHREKKAPYLLQWFAMREAKKAELKLYDFLGVAPEGDERHVLSGVTQFKTRFGGVRVQYTEARVFVYRRLWWWIYRVAKALRR